Part of the Tolypothrix sp. PCC 7910 genome, TGGCTTCATTTTGCCAACAAGATTATCCCCAATATCAAATTATCTTTGCGGTGCGCGATCGCCAAGACCCTGGGATAGAAGTTATCAATAAAATTATTCAGCAGTTTCCTGATGTCGATATTGATTTGGTGATATGCGATCGCATTATTGGCGCTAACCTGAAAGTCAGTAATTTGGCAAATGCTGTAACTGTGGCGAAACACGAAATTTTGCTCATCGCTGATAGTGATATTTTTGTTGGTAAAGACTATTTGCAACGAGTCATTCAACCTTTCAAAGACGAGAAAGTTGGCGTAGTTACTTGTTTCTACCGTTCTCTGGCTCAAGGATGGGTAACAATTTTAGAAGCAATTGGTACAGCTTGCGATTTTCATCCTGGTGTTTTAGTCAGCAATCAACTAGAGGGGATTAAATTTGCTTTCGGTTCCACCATTGTAATTCGCAAGCAAGCCCTAGCCGCAATGGGGGAATTTGAGGCGATCGCCAATCATCTGGCTGATGATTTTCAACTGGGTTATTTACCCGCCCAAGCTGGTTATCAAGTGGTGCTATCCGATTACATCGTCGATCATGTTTTAGACGATAGCAGCTTGGCTGATGTTATCCAACGCCAAATTCGTTGGGCGCGTTGTATCCGCGTTTCTCGCCCTGGGGGTTATGTGGGATTGCTGTTTACTTTCGGTACAGTTAATAGCTTGCTGTTTTTGCTAGCTACGGGAGGATCAATCTTCGGTTGGGTTGTACTCGCTATTACCTGGGTAATGCGATCGCTGATGGCTTGGGTGGTTGGTGTAACCATGCTTAACGATCAAGTAGCCAAACAGTTTTTTTGGGTTATTCCTGCACGTGATTTGTTCCACTTTGCGATTTGGTGTAGTGGCTTTGTTGGTAGCACCGTAGTGTGGCGAGGACAGAAGTTTAAGTTGAGCGCTGGTGGTAAATTAGT contains:
- the hpnI gene encoding bacteriohopanetetrol glucosamine biosynthesis glycosyltransferase HpnI, whose product is MSSVFGFQIPIIAALLFILCLSAIFFYSFAIYAAIAFFHQPRDIDLEFHPPVSILKPICGVDRDAEKNLASFCQQDYPQYQIIFAVRDRQDPGIEVINKIIQQFPDVDIDLVICDRIIGANLKVSNLANAVTVAKHEILLIADSDIFVGKDYLQRVIQPFKDEKVGVVTCFYRSLAQGWVTILEAIGTACDFHPGVLVSNQLEGIKFAFGSTIVIRKQALAAMGEFEAIANHLADDFQLGYLPAQAGYQVVLSDYIVDHVLDDSSLADVIQRQIRWARCIRVSRPGGYVGLLFTFGTVNSLLFLLATGGSIFGWVVLAITWVMRSLMAWVVGVTMLNDQVAKQFFWVIPARDLFHFAIWCSGFVGSTVVWRGQKFKLSAGGKLVFLKES